The Gillisia sp. Hel_I_86 genome has a segment encoding these proteins:
- the traM gene encoding conjugative transposon protein TraM gives MKVEKNKIVFAAVLSVIFIFLISYSVMVMGDDESETENLKQTLVPDLEEDQKEYDSKLDAINDLKKVRENNAPSIYDEKLIDSLGFYDPDLPEREKERIVDSIYEAGKIQYSAKRYQNLGQWKTARKVVSRIDSAEVKREQKIQAKELGLEHQLFFAAAPKPNDVSIIGNTDETIYVVVDGDQVVKANTRLRMRLTKTATINGKEMLKNTPIFGFISFQPNRALIEIENIKHHPTKLKAFDLSDGSEGIYVQNNFRAEATTEVLDDIIGDINIPTVPQVGGVTKVLRRSNRNVKVTVLNNYRLILKPKL, from the coding sequence ATGAAAGTTGAAAAGAATAAAATAGTATTTGCAGCGGTTTTGTCCGTGATTTTCATATTCCTGATTTCCTATTCTGTAATGGTAATGGGCGATGATGAAAGTGAAACAGAAAATCTTAAACAGACCTTAGTGCCAGATTTAGAAGAAGACCAAAAAGAGTACGATTCCAAATTGGATGCGATTAACGACTTAAAAAAAGTACGTGAAAACAATGCGCCGAGCATCTATGATGAAAAACTGATTGATTCCTTGGGATTTTACGACCCGGATCTACCGGAACGCGAAAAAGAGCGTATCGTAGATAGTATCTATGAAGCTGGCAAGATTCAGTATTCGGCGAAACGATACCAAAACTTGGGACAGTGGAAGACAGCTCGAAAAGTGGTATCAAGAATTGATTCTGCTGAAGTAAAAAGAGAACAAAAAATTCAAGCCAAAGAATTGGGATTGGAACATCAATTGTTCTTCGCTGCTGCGCCCAAACCAAACGATGTCTCAATCATAGGTAATACAGATGAAACTATATACGTGGTAGTAGATGGCGACCAAGTCGTAAAAGCGAATACCAGATTGCGGATGCGCCTGACCAAAACTGCTACAATCAATGGTAAAGAAATGCTTAAGAACACACCCATTTTCGGTTTCATCAGCTTTCAGCCCAATCGGGCGCTAATCGAAATTGAAAACATAAAGCACCATCCTACAAAACTCAAAGCTTTTGATTTATCTGATGGTAGTGAAGGTATCTATGTACAGAACAATTTTAGGGCAGAAGCCACCACCGAAGTTCTGGACGATATTATTGGCGACATCAACATACCTACCGTTCCGCAAGTAGGTGGCGTTACAAAAGTACTAAGACGAAGTAACCGCAACGTAAAGGTTACTGTCCTGAACAATTACAGATTAATCTTAAAACCGAAATTATGA
- a CDS encoding conjugal transfer protein TraK encodes MKTPYKNIYNVLKLNRFIVLAVVVCALLSSTFSVWMVFNTNQKALNSAFAINTDGSIIPLKLVTQKENFRVEALAHLDLFHNYFYNIDASNYVRNLEKALWLGNSSVDNLYRQKKADGVYNRLLQYSLVQKVLSIDSRINENNGSYSFTTTTIFEINRGSIIDTYELVSTGNLIMVDRNFPNNPHGLLITNYFENTLKKISDES; translated from the coding sequence ATGAAAACACCATACAAGAATATTTACAACGTCCTAAAACTGAATCGGTTTATCGTTTTGGCGGTTGTTGTCTGTGCATTGCTGTCCAGCACATTTTCGGTTTGGATGGTTTTCAACACCAATCAAAAAGCGCTCAATAGTGCCTTTGCTATCAATACCGATGGAAGCATCATTCCGCTGAAGCTCGTGACCCAAAAGGAAAATTTTCGGGTTGAAGCTCTCGCTCATTTGGATTTGTTCCACAACTATTTCTATAACATCGATGCCAGTAATTATGTACGCAATTTGGAAAAAGCATTGTGGTTGGGTAACAGTTCCGTGGACAATCTCTACCGCCAGAAAAAAGCTGATGGCGTTTACAATAGATTGCTTCAGTATTCCTTGGTTCAAAAAGTACTGAGCATCGATTCAAGGATAAATGAAAATAATGGCTCGTACAGTTTTACCACGACGACCATTTTTGAAATCAATAGAGGTTCAATCATAGACACTTACGAGTTGGTTTCGACCGGAAACCTGATTATGGTTGACCGAAACTTTCCCAACAATCCGCACGGATTGCTGATTACCAACTATTTCGAAAACACTTTAAAAAAAATATCAGATGAAAGTTGA
- a CDS encoding TraG family conjugative transposon ATPase, translating to MNKINLSAYQPIVDIQDNIVFANNGNVVLCYKGNLPEIYSLSEKDFEDMHGAWFQALKSLPVGTVVHKQDIYLKKSYTSEQLPNSTFLEKATHEHFKGRGHIEHSCYLFFILTKNKALNNPKYVNPFRKISKGIVQELDDNIKSFVNSVSDSVSFINNSRKMAFLPLKADEIQHLTNGYFNGFNEGFDTDIILDKKSVNIGENHFDALAINSELCFGESVQSSKTNEKFTSDDFVFHQGFIDGLGLTLNENHIVNQILYLDDKQKWRKLLDKKIEELNKSSNFGSQNKVVLGKIQHILDQINADDNARIIRGHLNIVYWAKEAKELDKITSKIKTEFKELDIIPYYPRGEERKNYILNSYCCFSSNFSNNDLYVTDLKHALCLFINNTNYKSDPTGIIFNDREHNIPVLKDVWDEKKKRIKARNFAIFAPTGEGKSFLANNILRQYFESGVRLVIIDLGGSYTKFAKLYPEKYTVLRYESGKNLGINPFYIDNQNDLSPERLEDLSLFLFELFASDLKVTKAQSVSVKKILRHYYDSTSENHSLDGFYSFIEKNQENILDNLKIHPDYFNVTSFLHVMSEYVGDGLYSFLFEVSEDQTYKIEDKRLIVFELDEVKDNKEILSVMLKLIKSAIQRTIWKNRAEKGIILFDEFAKQLKFENVLESVEFYYQAIRKQNGAIGIILQSINQLPNNSTSASILENTQVIYSLNNEKGYDELVKRLSLSSHDLNQLKSIKNNLSGPRKYTEMFIKIGRESNIFRLEVPKEVYAAYLTDGQENEEIMKLYNEHQDMQKAIIQFTSKT from the coding sequence ATGAATAAGATTAACCTTTCAGCATATCAACCTATTGTAGATATTCAGGACAATATCGTATTTGCCAATAATGGCAACGTAGTCTTGTGCTATAAAGGTAATCTACCAGAAATCTATTCCTTATCTGAAAAGGATTTTGAGGATATGCACGGTGCTTGGTTTCAGGCATTAAAGTCTTTGCCTGTTGGTACTGTGGTTCACAAGCAGGATATATACCTGAAGAAATCATATACCTCAGAGCAACTTCCGAATTCTACCTTTCTGGAAAAGGCTACCCACGAACATTTTAAAGGGCGTGGGCATATCGAGCACAGCTGTTATTTATTCTTCATCTTGACCAAAAACAAGGCTCTAAACAATCCTAAATATGTCAATCCCTTTAGGAAAATTTCAAAGGGAATTGTACAGGAATTGGATGATAACATTAAGAGTTTCGTAAACTCTGTAAGCGATTCTGTTTCCTTTATCAACAATAGCCGAAAAATGGCATTCCTTCCGCTTAAAGCGGATGAGATACAGCACCTCACAAACGGTTATTTCAACGGTTTCAATGAGGGTTTTGATACGGACATCATATTAGATAAAAAAAGCGTCAATATTGGCGAAAACCATTTTGATGCCCTTGCCATCAACAGCGAACTGTGCTTTGGCGAAAGTGTGCAGAGTAGCAAAACTAATGAGAAATTCACTTCTGACGATTTTGTGTTTCATCAAGGGTTTATTGATGGCTTAGGGCTTACGCTTAATGAGAACCATATTGTCAATCAAATCTTGTATTTGGATGACAAGCAAAAGTGGCGCAAACTGCTCGATAAAAAGATTGAGGAACTCAACAAAAGTTCGAACTTTGGTTCACAGAATAAAGTGGTGCTTGGTAAAATCCAGCACATCCTTGACCAAATCAATGCTGATGACAATGCCCGAATTATTCGTGGTCATCTCAATATTGTCTATTGGGCAAAAGAAGCCAAAGAGCTCGACAAGATAACTTCAAAAATCAAGACTGAATTTAAGGAATTGGATATCATCCCGTATTATCCAAGAGGCGAAGAACGCAAAAACTATATTCTAAATAGTTACTGCTGCTTTTCATCCAACTTTTCAAACAACGATTTATATGTAACCGATTTAAAACACGCGCTCTGCTTGTTCATCAATAACACAAATTATAAGTCTGATCCTACAGGTATCATCTTTAATGACCGCGAACATAATATCCCCGTGCTCAAAGATGTTTGGGATGAAAAGAAGAAACGCATCAAGGCACGAAACTTTGCCATTTTCGCCCCAACGGGCGAAGGAAAATCCTTTTTGGCCAATAACATATTACGCCAGTATTTTGAAAGTGGCGTTCGCCTGGTCATCATAGACTTGGGTGGTTCTTATACCAAGTTTGCCAAACTCTATCCTGAAAAATATACTGTGCTTCGCTATGAAAGTGGCAAAAATTTAGGGATCAATCCGTTTTATATCGATAACCAGAATGATCTAAGCCCGGAACGTCTGGAAGATCTATCGCTGTTTTTATTTGAACTGTTCGCTTCAGATTTGAAAGTGACTAAAGCACAATCGGTTTCCGTCAAAAAGATATTACGCCACTATTACGATAGTACATCAGAAAATCATTCGTTGGATGGTTTTTACAGCTTTATAGAAAAGAATCAAGAAAACATACTTGATAATCTTAAAATCCATCCCGATTACTTCAATGTCACGAGTTTTTTGCACGTAATGTCAGAGTATGTCGGCGATGGTCTATATAGCTTCCTCTTTGAAGTCAGCGAAGACCAGACTTATAAGATTGAGGATAAACGTTTGATTGTTTTTGAGCTGGATGAAGTAAAGGACAACAAGGAAATTCTTTCCGTGATGTTGAAACTGATTAAGTCCGCTATCCAAAGAACTATTTGGAAAAATAGAGCTGAAAAAGGTATCATCCTCTTTGACGAGTTTGCAAAGCAACTAAAGTTTGAAAATGTATTGGAAAGTGTAGAATTCTACTATCAAGCGATACGTAAACAAAACGGTGCTATCGGTATCATTCTACAGTCGATAAATCAGCTTCCGAATAACTCTACTTCTGCGAGTATTCTCGAAAATACACAGGTCATTTACAGCCTTAACAATGAAAAAGGTTATGACGAACTGGTTAAAAGACTCAGCCTTTCAAGCCACGATTTAAACCAATTAAAATCCATCAAAAACAACCTTTCTGGACCACGCAAGTACACCGAAATGTTTATCAAAATTGGTAGGGAAAGTAACATTTTTCGGCTTGAAGTTCCGAAGGAAGTATATGCCGCTTATCTGACCGATGGACAGGAAAACGAGGAAATTATGAAGCTCTACAACGAGCATCAGGATATGCAAAAAGCAATTATTCAATTCACATCTAAAACCTAA
- a CDS encoding class I SAM-dependent methyltransferase, translating to METQMYGTKEEQENAIRYYDKLSVIYDYISNWYYKKARNYAIKELQLKNGQTVLNVPCGTGVNFKYFNEYLNNSGLIIGIDLSSGMLDKARQKIEKNGWTNIETELNDATKIDQNWLDYRDEQITVDAVFCDLGLSGLPEWRNIIDNMISILKPNGRIVILDWYLEKPSLKGDFVKWIGKGEVDRPIYQYLEMKVSNFKVDDSFNYGGIFVASGSKPE from the coding sequence ATGGAAACTCAAATGTACGGAACAAAGGAAGAACAGGAAAACGCTATTCGTTACTACGATAAGCTTTCCGTCATTTACGATTACATCTCAAATTGGTATTATAAAAAAGCCAGGAACTATGCCATCAAAGAACTTCAACTCAAAAATGGACAGACCGTTTTGAACGTGCCCTGCGGAACAGGGGTCAACTTCAAATATTTCAACGAATATTTGAACAACTCAGGACTAATCATCGGCATTGACCTGTCCAGCGGAATGCTTGATAAGGCAAGACAAAAAATAGAAAAAAACGGTTGGACGAATATCGAAACGGAATTAAACGATGCTACTAAAATTGACCAGAATTGGCTTGATTATCGGGATGAACAAATTACCGTTGACGCTGTTTTTTGCGACCTTGGTTTGTCTGGGCTACCCGAATGGCGAAACATAATCGACAATATGATTTCAATCTTAAAACCAAACGGTAGAATTGTTATTCTGGACTGGTACCTTGAAAAACCAAGTTTGAAGGGCGATTTTGTAAAATGGATTGGGAAAGGCGAAGTGGACAGACCAATATACCAATATTTAGAGATGAAGGTTTCCAATTTTAAAGTGGATGACAGTTTCAACTATGGTGGCATATTTGTCGCTTCGGGTAGTAAACCTGAATAA
- a CDS encoding DUF4138 domain-containing protein: MKKYIIISALIIVSAFAKAQQQPIPLDTIYANDTKNVALFFPEPIRQGITGSDNFVFTYNREKEQYFGLLQAKPGKESNLLVVNRNGSIFSYIVRYKKQLSKLNYFIPLSNSIGNEKPIKVDSILAESSEERVDNRKYYYQKFCSYLLNRNQRIGRIKKRNEGIVLSVENIVFDKKELYFVIQIENNSSLDYDLNFLNLSIETRQKGKRKSLQRLYQEPIYKHNLPSKIAKSETVRFVYVLPKFSLSDDRRAILELNEKDGERNIELKISHRYINNPN; the protein is encoded by the coding sequence ATGAAAAAGTATATCATTATTTCCGCACTTATTATTGTTTCCGCTTTCGCGAAAGCACAACAGCAACCAATACCGCTTGATACAATCTATGCCAACGACACCAAAAACGTTGCGCTATTCTTTCCAGAACCTATACGGCAAGGTATAACCGGTTCAGATAATTTTGTATTTACTTACAATCGTGAAAAAGAACAGTATTTTGGACTTCTTCAAGCAAAGCCTGGGAAGGAAAGTAATTTGCTGGTAGTCAACAGAAATGGTTCAATTTTTTCGTATATTGTAAGGTATAAAAAACAGCTATCTAAGCTCAATTATTTCATTCCGCTAAGCAATAGTATAGGGAATGAGAAACCGATTAAAGTCGATTCGATTCTTGCTGAATCCTCTGAAGAACGTGTAGATAATAGAAAGTATTACTACCAAAAATTCTGCTCGTATCTTCTTAACAGAAACCAGCGTATAGGTCGAATCAAAAAGCGAAATGAAGGTATCGTTTTGAGTGTTGAGAATATTGTTTTTGATAAGAAAGAACTCTATTTCGTTATCCAGATTGAGAATAATTCTTCGTTGGATTACGATTTGAATTTCTTGAACCTTTCGATTGAAACAAGACAAAAAGGGAAAAGAAAATCGTTACAACGCCTGTATCAAGAACCGATTTACAAACACAATCTGCCTTCAAAAATTGCAAAAAGTGAGACGGTTCGCTTCGTTTATGTATTGCCCAAATTTTCATTATCCGATGACCGTAGGGCAATTTTAGAATTGAATGAAAAGGATGGCGAACGCAATATTGAACTGAAAATATCACATAGATATATCAATAACCCAAATTAA
- a CDS encoding conjugal transfer protein: protein MKTKIKILVMTVALTLFISGNANAQGMPTYDNTNFISLVKQLIESGKQTAQMIKSVKFLKDAKEAIEKVSSVVQQLRAVEEIGQNNQHLINVMQNDLQDILNSPYIKPDEVSKVMESFDAIVQNSLDTVDFIDEVLSSDYLKMSDAERAEILKAKELESKQMVSTITTKTKRYRDIISFRKMQDKVNNRETNY, encoded by the coding sequence ATGAAGACAAAAATCAAAATTTTAGTAATGACGGTAGCCCTGACCTTATTTATTTCAGGCAATGCCAATGCACAGGGAATGCCCACTTATGACAATACCAATTTTATCAGTTTGGTAAAACAACTCATAGAATCAGGTAAACAGACAGCTCAAATGATAAAGTCTGTGAAGTTCTTAAAAGATGCAAAAGAGGCGATAGAAAAAGTGTCAAGTGTTGTTCAACAATTAAGAGCAGTCGAGGAAATAGGACAGAACAATCAACACTTGATTAATGTAATGCAAAATGATTTACAGGATATTTTAAACTCGCCTTATATAAAACCAGATGAAGTTTCCAAAGTTATGGAATCATTTGATGCCATAGTTCAAAACTCATTGGACACGGTGGATTTTATCGATGAAGTTCTATCCAGCGATTACCTAAAAATGAGCGATGCCGAACGTGCTGAAATTCTAAAAGCAAAAGAGCTGGAATCAAAACAAATGGTTTCCACCATCACAACAAAAACAAAACGCTATCGTGATATTATTTCCTTTAGAAAAATGCAGGATAAAGTCAATAACCGAGAAACCAATTATTAA
- a CDS encoding N-acetylmuramoyl-L-alanine amidase, translated as MKKVFKNASFVFLLLKMCIIFGQKTATQKIIVIDVGHGGIDSGAIGINGIQEKDVVMNIALEILRINKQSKMPLDIYLSRYGDTLISLSDRTKLAKTLNADFFISLHCNHSDNASARGIEVYVANTKSQFSDLSTLLAYLLQAYFKKELGFESRGVKFANFQVLRESVDYRPAVLIEVGFLTNEDEVFYFLQPSKIKAVAMAILKGIYNYSNKRL; from the coding sequence ATGAAAAAAGTGTTCAAAAACGCCAGTTTTGTCTTTTTACTCCTAAAAATGTGCATCATTTTTGGACAGAAAACGGCAACTCAAAAAATAATAGTTATTGATGTTGGACACGGTGGAATTGATTCCGGTGCCATTGGAATAAATGGGATTCAGGAGAAGGATGTTGTAATGAATATCGCTCTGGAAATATTAAGGATTAATAAACAATCAAAAATGCCACTTGATATTTACTTGTCACGGTATGGAGATACTCTCATTTCACTATCGGATAGAACAAAATTGGCAAAGACTTTAAATGCTGATTTTTTTATCTCCTTGCATTGCAATCATTCAGATAATGCTAGCGCAAGAGGCATTGAAGTTTATGTGGCTAATACTAAATCTCAGTTTTCAGACCTTTCAACCTTGCTTGCTTATCTGTTGCAGGCTTATTTTAAAAAAGAATTGGGTTTTGAGAGTAGAGGCGTGAAGTTTGCGAATTTTCAGGTGCTACGGGAAAGTGTTGATTACCGCCCTGCTGTTTTAATAGAAGTTGGATTTCTTACCAACGAAGATGAAGTGTTCTATTTTTTGCAGCCTTCTAAAATCAAGGCCGTGGCGATGGCTATTTTAAAAGGAATCTATAACTACTCAAATAAACGATTATGA
- a CDS encoding DJ-1/PfpI family protein produces MNYFRIIVFIAAALMMSCNTEKSKSKVENPEFTTTEKKSDTLTKHLKPFKSELPTIGLLMYNGVLQSEVIATSDVFTKPTEDGKQLFNVVTIAETENPITTEEGMRFVPDYTFDNCPKLTALFVPSAYDMYAQVHNDRIVNFIKEKNKETDYTVSNCAGAQLIGKSGIADGYKIVTWIGGGEQLQKDYPNLKVQNDSLVTYVKDGKFLSSNGNLASYIPALELVEIMTSKEHRKFVESYLYLDRL; encoded by the coding sequence ATGAATTATTTTAGAATTATAGTATTTATTGCCGCTGCATTAATGATGAGTTGCAATACCGAAAAATCAAAATCAAAAGTAGAAAATCCAGAATTCACTACTACCGAAAAGAAATCAGACACGCTTACCAAACACCTGAAACCCTTTAAATCTGAATTACCTACAATCGGGCTTTTAATGTATAATGGTGTTTTACAAAGTGAAGTCATCGCAACATCTGATGTTTTTACAAAACCTACGGAAGATGGAAAGCAACTTTTTAATGTCGTTACCATAGCAGAAACCGAAAATCCAATTACCACAGAAGAAGGAATGCGATTTGTCCCTGATTACACATTCGATAATTGCCCAAAGCTAACAGCCCTATTCGTTCCAAGTGCTTACGATATGTATGCCCAGGTTCACAATGATAGAATAGTAAATTTTATTAAAGAAAAAAATAAGGAAACAGACTATACCGTGAGCAATTGCGCTGGTGCACAATTAATTGGAAAATCTGGGATTGCAGATGGCTATAAAATAGTAACGTGGATTGGTGGTGGCGAACAGTTGCAAAAGGACTATCCGAACTTGAAAGTTCAGAACGATAGTTTAGTAACGTATGTTAAAGACGGAAAGTTTCTTTCTTCAAACGGAAATTTAGCAAGCTACATCCCAGCCTTGGAATTGGTCGAAATAATGACAAGTAAAGAACACAGAAAGTTTGTTGAAAGTTACTTGTATCTCGATAGACTTTAA
- a CDS encoding IS4 family transposase gives MGLFRRTKNTNKPLLRQIIDLCPRWMLMRCADEHNGDKGCSRYKTYDQFVAQTFGQLNKCYTLSDISTGIGVSETFIADLGLAQSPARSTMSDGNKKRSYKVFETLYYRLLAHYGRLLTKYGQANIINEINDRDIKLIDSTTISLCLSMFDWAKFRTAKGGIKIHTCWDDALMIPDMVNITQAKVHDSKGLAQSVFRKGTVIVEDRAYFDFSLILQRIVAENVFVTRIKTNTVYETVEELELPEDSDQDILKDEIITLSSDKALKTGIAQHYLRLVHVYKQDENKVIEIITNNLDWSARTIADLYKKRWDIELFFKAIKQNLQIKTFLGTSENAVKSQIYIALITYLLLQIIKRTIAKKAQAFSNFVEKIRICLCFYLTLDYACNMVGEGAKRIRGQTQLHVGEKPDLFSWNR, from the coding sequence ATGGGACTCTTCAGGCGCACCAAAAATACGAACAAACCCCTTCTTCGACAAATAATCGATCTATGTCCCCGCTGGATGCTCATGCGTTGTGCCGATGAGCACAATGGAGACAAGGGGTGCAGCAGGTACAAGACCTACGATCAATTCGTTGCCCAAACTTTCGGACAGCTGAACAAATGCTATACCCTTAGCGATATTTCCACTGGAATTGGTGTGAGCGAGACCTTTATTGCAGATTTGGGGCTAGCCCAAAGCCCTGCCCGTTCCACGATGAGCGACGGGAACAAAAAACGCAGTTACAAAGTCTTCGAGACCCTCTATTACAGGTTATTGGCCCACTATGGGCGGCTATTGACAAAGTACGGTCAAGCCAATATTATCAATGAAATCAACGACCGGGACATAAAACTGATCGACAGCACCACTATCAGCCTGTGTTTGTCCATGTTCGATTGGGCAAAGTTTCGGACAGCCAAAGGAGGTATAAAAATACACACCTGCTGGGACGATGCCTTGATGATCCCCGATATGGTCAATATAACACAGGCAAAAGTCCACGACAGCAAAGGACTGGCCCAATCCGTCTTCCGCAAGGGAACGGTCATTGTAGAGGACAGGGCATATTTTGATTTTTCGTTGATACTACAAAGGATCGTGGCGGAAAATGTTTTTGTTACCCGCATCAAGACCAATACAGTTTATGAAACCGTGGAAGAATTGGAACTCCCCGAAGACAGTGATCAGGATATTCTAAAAGATGAGATCATCACTTTGTCAAGCGATAAAGCGTTGAAAACGGGTATTGCACAACACTATCTCCGATTGGTGCACGTTTATAAGCAGGACGAGAACAAGGTAATAGAAATAATCACCAACAACTTGGATTGGAGTGCCAGGACCATTGCAGACCTTTATAAAAAAAGATGGGATATCGAGTTGTTTTTTAAGGCGATAAAACAAAACCTCCAGATAAAGACGTTCCTTGGGACCAGTGAGAATGCAGTAAAATCACAAATATATATCGCACTAATAACGTATTTGCTGCTCCAAATTATTAAGAGAACAATAGCCAAAAAAGCACAGGCATTTTCGAATTTTGTGGAAAAAATCAGGATCTGCCTGTGTTTTTACCTGACCCTGGATTACGCCTGCAATATGGTGGGGGAAGGGGCAAAAAGGATAAGGGGACAAACCCAACTTCATGTCGGGGAAAAACCAGACTTATTTTCATGGAACAGATAA
- a CDS encoding RNA-binding domain-containing protein has translation MTETNRIEYKRELSDGLEKEVIAFLNYREGGIIYIGIDKEGNIYGLPDADGDQLKIKDRLKNNIRPSALGLFDIVSEEREGKNILKIIVASGPEKPYYLKKYGMSEKGCFIRLGSAAEPMAQKMIDELFAKRTRNSISKIKASRQDLSFSQLKIYYEESGHTLGKAFAKNLELLTEEGAFNYAGYLLADKNNTSIKVAKYSGKTRTDLIESNEYGHECLVKATKQVIDKIAVENRTNTKITAKERQQANLWNPIALREAIINAFVHNDYTNEITPKFEIFTDRIEITSAGSLPEGLSEQEFFEGFSVPRNKELMRIFKDLELVEQLGSGIPRILEHYGKESFKFSDNFLRMTFTAKETAVEDGGQIGGVMGGLKGGQKDAEIDDIKELTHRQKEVLKLIASDNRISRSGIAEILHINESAIQKHLNNLKDAGFIERVGGTRGYWEVKLSK, from the coding sequence ATGACCGAAACAAACCGCATAGAATACAAACGAGAACTGTCTGATGGACTTGAAAAAGAGGTCATTGCTTTTTTGAACTATCGTGAAGGTGGCATTATCTATATCGGTATTGATAAGGAAGGGAACATTTACGGTTTGCCTGATGCAGATGGCGACCAGTTAAAAATTAAGGACAGGTTAAAGAACAATATCCGTCCTTCAGCTTTGGGTTTGTTTGATATTGTGAGCGAGGAACGAGAGGGCAAAAACATCCTAAAAATCATTGTGGCGAGTGGTCCCGAAAAACCCTATTATCTCAAAAAGTATGGGATGAGCGAAAAGGGTTGTTTCATTCGCTTGGGTTCAGCAGCTGAACCGATGGCACAAAAAATGATAGACGAGCTTTTTGCCAAGCGCACCCGAAATTCCATCAGCAAAATTAAAGCGAGTCGGCAGGATTTAAGCTTTAGTCAGTTGAAAATCTACTACGAAGAATCAGGACACACCCTTGGTAAAGCTTTTGCGAAGAACTTGGAACTACTAACCGAAGAAGGCGCATTCAATTATGCCGGCTATCTTTTGGCAGATAAGAATAACACTTCTATTAAAGTGGCCAAGTATTCGGGCAAAACCCGGACAGACTTGATAGAGAGCAACGAATATGGTCACGAATGTTTGGTCAAGGCCACAAAACAAGTGATTGATAAAATTGCTGTCGAGAACCGAACCAACACTAAAATAACGGCTAAGGAAAGACAACAAGCCAACCTTTGGAATCCTATCGCCTTACGCGAGGCCATCATTAATGCCTTCGTGCATAATGACTATACCAACGAAATAACACCAAAGTTTGAAATCTTTACAGATAGAATTGAAATCACTTCGGCAGGTAGTTTACCAGAAGGACTAAGCGAGCAGGAATTTTTCGAGGGCTTTTCAGTTCCGCGCAACAAGGAATTGATGCGGATTTTCAAGGATTTGGAACTGGTAGAGCAATTAGGATCTGGCATCCCTCGTATTTTGGAACACTATGGCAAAGAGAGTTTTAAATTTTCAGATAATTTCCTTAGAATGACTTTTACAGCTAAAGAAACTGCTGTTGAAGATGGTGGTCAAATAGGTGGTGTAATGGGTGGTCTAAAAGGTGGTCAAAAAGATGCTGAAATTGACGATATCAAAGAGTTGACACATAGACAAAAGGAAGTTTTAAAATTAATTGCTTCAGATAACCGAATAAGCCGTTCAGGAATAGCAGAAATACTACATATAAACGAATCTGCCATTCAGAAACATCTAAACAATTTGAAGGACGCTGGCTTTATAGAGCGTGTCGGTGGTACTCGTGGTTATTGGGAAGTTAAATTATCAAAATAA